The Microtus ochrogaster isolate Prairie Vole_2 unplaced genomic scaffold, MicOch1.0 UNK16, whole genome shotgun sequence genome segment CAAGTGAAGGGCTGGGGCAAGGGAGCACCTGCAGCCCTTGCCCTGCTGGGGTGGGGCCAGCCCCCCCACGAGAACTTGGGGAATACTGTTGGCTGAGCTGCAGCCATGCTGCCCATTTCACAGCTTCTGCCCTTATCCCTCaccagcagacacagacagacagcccTGCAGGGCCTCTCTGCCTACAGTGGGAGGCGCAGCCTGGGAACAAGGAGCCCTCGGGGGCTTAGGGTTTCTGGAGTGTCCAGAGCTGAGTGAGCAGACTGGTGCTACTTGACGGGCTCCACCACCAGGACTTTACACTCGCGCTTGGCAATCTTGTCTAGAGAAAGCACAGCCTTGTCCGGGGGCAGATAGAGGGGACGACCGACGGGGGAGGCCACAGGGGGTGTGATGGCCCTGCGCTCCATCACGCTGCCAGACCTGGGAGAAGACAGGGGCTGTGGGCTCCGTGAGGGTGCAGCATCCCTGACCCCTCTGGCATCCCGTTCCTAGACTCCCAACTCCCGTCCTGGTCAGCACTGACAGCCACCCAGGTCCCGTACCTCATGAGGTGGCTACGGGAAGGCTGCTGGTGGGAGAAGGACTGAGAGCGGCCTAAGCTGGCCTGGTGTCTTTCCACCAGGTCACGGACGGCagggctgctggggctgctcttGCGGGACAGGGGCCGGGCCTCGGGCGGAGGGTGGGACACACTGGCAGTGAACTGCAGCTTCAGTTTCATGTGCTGGCTCAGCTGGGTAGGAAGATGCAGACCTTCACACAGACCCGGGTTGGACTGGGCCTCCAGCTTCCCTGTGCCCAGCCTTCTAGGCTCCCTCAGGCATTTCCCCTCCAGAAGCTAGGAAGCCCTGTGTCCCACCCAACACTGGGCCCACCTCAAAGAGCCCCGTCCTCAGAGCCTGGAAGGCCACACTGAAGGTAAGCGCGCTGCCCTTCCGGGAGAAGCCAAGGTTATTGAGGGGTGTGTGGCAGACGATGGAGTCCAGGGCTGCTTGCATGGCCCGGCGCTCCTCTTCACACAGCTGCTTTCCTGGGGACAGAAACAGCTTTCCTCAGCCCCCACAGGTCTTTACCAGCAGGGGGCGTGTTTAATTTGCAAGGTGCTCTGTGGGGTACACTGAGTAAATGTTATCTTTTGCTGAGGGTTATAGACAGCGATGGTTAATGTCATGTGCCAAGATCTGTTCTCATCAGTATCGTGCACTAACTCATTAATACGCGTAACAAGCCATGAGATGTTATTTACTCAGTTTTAGAGAGGATAGAAGCCCAGAGATGCAGTAACTtaccaaggtcacacagctagtaaaTGAGCGGGGTAGAATCTGTACCAGAACGCACAGACCCAATGCCACTCACTGCCCACTGCCTATCTTAACTCCCCATCTGTGACCCTGGATGAGTAGCCAGGTACTCATCCAGATAGCAGAGCTATCAGGCTGCTGCAGGCACCCACTGAGCTAGGGCTGACACCACTCTGAGCTCCTCTCACTATCCtatctcttcctttccctgcccctcccaggGGACGAGGTCTCAGCCTGGTCGGGGACCCACCAGCCTGTGCGTGTTCCGGGGTCCACACAAGCCTCACAGCAAGGAAGTCTTGGAGGTTGTTGAGCAGCGTGTAGGTGACAGTGAAACGCTCGTAGGTCCGAACAGGGGATTCACAAGAAGCGGTCATCACAAAGCAGGGGCGGTCTAGGCGGACACTGGGCAGGCTGGGAGCAGTGGAAGAGGAAGCTGGGTGTATGTGTTAGGCAGAGGTGAGCAGGAGAAGTGCCTGGTGGGTCTCCCACATACTCACCGGTAGTGGGTGTAGATGCTCTGGGTGAAGGGCAGTTTTGGGGTGGACCACTGAACCACGGCAATCAAGGGGACTTCAAGACCCTGCAGAGAGGACAAAGGGAGACTTCCCACATTCAGAGCTTTCGTCTCTTAAGCCCACACCTTTCCCTTCAGTTgtctttcctttgagacaggtctcagccTAGACTCTCTACGCCTCCTTACTTAGACGgggatgacctggaacttctgattctcctgctgtCCCGAGAATGCTAGAATCCCAGGCCCCAGGCGCATGCCACTACTGATTTATGCAATGCTGAGGGCAGAACCCAGGGTTCTGTGCTTggaaggcaagcactctaccaactgaactgtaTTTCCAGTTCCTGCTGTTCTCATCACTTATGTGAACACACCAGCTCACCTCCTTGGCCCCAGGAGGGGGCTGCTCACCCCCTCTCAGCTGAAACAGAAAGTTGTGTTCCTCCAGGGCACTAAGAGGACAAGGGAAGTAGCCAGAGGTACCAGGAAGCCGACAGAAGGAGCCCATGGAGACTTCCCCAGACTGGTGACTagtacagaagaaaggaaggcagtgaATAGCTCGCCATGCCCCACCTCTGCCCCACCGCTCACTCGacagccccgcccctccccgcccctccccaccccaggaccTCACCAGACATTGTCAACCAGCAGCACAGAGCCATCAGGCATGACAGGGAGATAACTGGCATTGAAGTTGGGGAGGATTCGGATATCCCAGATGGAGATCTCCTCCTGGGAGGAGCTGTTCAGCACTGTGTGGGGGAACCGGCCAAGTTCAGAGAAGTGAGaccccccccttcccccagccctaCCTTTACCAGCATAATAGACCCATCACTGCCCTCCACGCCATTCCCTTGGCCTATTCAAGCCTTGAGCCAAAAGATTTGCTCACCCTTGAGCACGGTCAAGTGTTTTCCAGCCACAGTGAACTGCCGGCATTTCAGAACTGGAGGGGGAAGCAGCGTCAGCAGGGTACTCACTGCAGAGAGGGGATGAGGCAAGAAATCAGACCTCTGCTTCTCAGTTCTTCCCTGCCACCCTCTAAATCTACCCCTCTTCCGGGTTCCagcttttcccttctcccccaccttgGGCCTTG includes the following:
- the CUNH7orf43 gene encoding uncharacterized protein C7orf43 homolog, coding for MESQCDYSMYFPAVPLPPRAELAGDPGRYRALPRRNHLYLGETVRFLLVLRCRGGAGPGVGGGAGLASRGAWTELATALAALASVSAGGGIPGGGGAGDQDAEPPGGGDPGGGGLFRGCSPLLTHGPGPATSGGATMLPVEEPIVSTDEVIFPLTVSLDRLPPGTPKAKIVVTVWKREVEAPEVRDQGYLRLLQTRSPGETFRGEQSAFKAQVSTLLTLLPPPVLKCRQFTVAGKHLTVLKVLNSSSQEEISIWDIRILPNFNASYLPVMPDGSVLLVDNVCHQSGEVSMGSFCRLPGTSGYFPCPLSALEEHNFLFQLRGGEQPPPGAKEGLEVPLIAVVQWSTPKLPFTQSIYTHYRLPSVRLDRPCFVMTASCESPVRTYERFTVTYTLLNNLQDFLAVRLVWTPEHAQAGKQLCEEERRAMQAALDSIVCHTPLNNLGFSRKGSALTFSVAFQALRTGLFELSQHMKLKLQFTASVSHPPPEARPLSRKSSPSSPAVRDLVERHQASLGRSQSFSHQQPSRSHLMRSGSVMERRAITPPVASPVGRPLYLPPDKAVLSLDKIAKRECKVLVVEPVK